One part of the Thermanaeromonas sp. C210 genome encodes these proteins:
- the spoVAD gene encoding stage V sporulation protein AD, whose translation MTKAYFGRDRGDGLLSSATKRVGKHTIQFANPPVVVATASVVGPKEGEGPLGDTFDMVIDDTYFGEDSWEKAERKMLEEAVKMVIAKAHLQWQDIDFLLAGDLLNQTISANYAARNLGIPFLGLYGACSTMYEGMALASMLIDGGFATHVVAACSSHYDTAERQYRFPNEQGVQKPPTAQWTVTGAGAVLLAPSGNGPRITHATIGRVVDLGQKDAQDMGSAMAPAAVDTMVRHFQDTGRTPDDYDLIITGDLARVGHELAIKLMEHKGYKLGDKYTDCGLLIYDPERQGTHAGGSGCACSAVVFAGHLMGKLNDGTYKRIFGIGTGALLSPISTYQGESIPSIGHGVVIERG comes from the coding sequence ATGACCAAGGCCTATTTTGGCAGGGATAGAGGTGACGGACTGTTGAGCTCGGCCACCAAGAGGGTGGGAAAACATACCATTCAATTTGCCAACCCGCCGGTAGTAGTGGCTACCGCCTCGGTAGTGGGCCCTAAGGAAGGGGAGGGTCCCCTGGGGGACACCTTCGATATGGTCATTGACGATACCTATTTTGGCGAAGACAGCTGGGAAAAGGCCGAACGCAAGATGCTGGAAGAAGCCGTCAAGATGGTCATTGCCAAGGCCCACCTGCAATGGCAGGACATCGATTTTCTCCTGGCAGGCGACCTGTTGAACCAGACCATTTCGGCCAACTATGCGGCCCGCAATTTGGGCATCCCTTTCCTGGGCCTCTACGGTGCGTGTTCCACCATGTATGAGGGGATGGCCCTGGCCAGCATGTTAATCGACGGCGGCTTTGCCACCCATGTGGTGGCCGCCTGCAGCAGCCATTACGACACGGCGGAACGGCAATACCGCTTTCCCAACGAACAGGGGGTCCAGAAACCCCCGACGGCCCAATGGACGGTCACCGGCGCAGGAGCCGTTCTCCTGGCGCCTTCAGGTAACGGTCCTCGCATAACCCATGCCACCATAGGCCGGGTTGTGGATCTCGGCCAGAAGGATGCCCAGGATATGGGTTCGGCCATGGCACCCGCTGCCGTGGACACCATGGTCCGGCATTTCCAGGATACCGGCCGCACTCCCGACGATTACGACCTCATTATTACCGGTGATCTGGCCAGGGTAGGGCATGAGCTGGCCATCAAGTTAATGGAACATAAAGGATATAAACTGGGTGATAAGTACACGGACTGCGGCCTTCTTATTTACGATCCCGAACGCCAGGGCACCCATGCCGGAGGAAGCGGTTGCGCCTGTTCGGCCGTGGTCTTCGCCGGCCATCTCATGGGCAAGTTAAACGATGGGACTTACAAGCGCATCTTCGGCATAGGAACCGGGGCCTTATTAAGTCCCATCTCCACCTACCAGGGAGAGTCCATCCCCAGTATCGGGCACGGGGTAGTTATTGAAAGGGGATGA
- the spoVAE gene encoding stage V sporulation protein AE encodes MSVVMAFIVGGAICVVGQLIMDLTPYKVTPGHVLVGFVVGGAILSALGLYQPLVNIGGAGATIPLSGFGHLLAQGALGAVQTKGLMGAFAGGLQAGAVGLTAAILFGYIMAVLFNPRG; translated from the coding sequence GTGAGCGTTGTTATGGCCTTTATCGTAGGCGGGGCCATCTGCGTGGTGGGCCAACTGATTATGGATTTAACCCCCTACAAAGTAACGCCGGGGCATGTTCTCGTGGGATTTGTGGTGGGAGGAGCCATCCTGAGCGCCTTGGGTCTGTACCAGCCGTTAGTGAACATCGGCGGCGCCGGCGCGACCATTCCCTTAAGCGGGTTCGGCCATCTCTTGGCCCAGGGGGCCTTAGGAGCGGTGCAGACCAAGGGTTTGATGGGAGCCTTTGCCGGCGGTCTGCAGGCGGGAGCAGTGGGGCTGACGGCAGCAATCCTGTTCGGCTATATCATGGCCGTTCTATTTAATCCCCGCGGCTAA
- a CDS encoding spore germination protein: MTITGEGVKVSRKLEVNVEWLNKELGVNESFDIIRRDIRFASRQASLFYIDGFVKDEIMLFILRTLSGLDREDLAVDAFKKVFEQYIHYIEVEALDDLHKVVDKILAGGVAVVVDGFEQVIFIEARQYPARNPDEPDLERVVRGSRDGFVETLLFNTNLLRRRLRDPRLRIENLQAGSRSKTDIAVAYIKDIANPRLVDMVKKRIKAIKIDGLPMAEKSVEELITPGNWWNPFPRVRYTERPDVAATHLLEGHVLIMVDTSPSVMILPVTLFHHLQHAEEYRQVPLVGAFLRWVRFLGVGVSVFLAPVWLLFALDRSLIPPGLEWLGPNRIASMPLMWQFLLAEGGINLMRMAAIHTPTALATALGLIAAVLIGEVAVAVGFFNPEIILYVAIAAVGIFATPSYELGMANTLVRIAAIIGVGLWRLPGLVVVTMGTFLLLLTTKSFGVPYLWPLIPWDWRSLKSILLRSPVPLQNLRPPALQPQDEDRQPAPAYKPLLEQGQETLRERLAKTERNEEGEG; encoded by the coding sequence ATGACTATTACAGGTGAAGGGGTAAAGGTAAGCCGCAAGCTGGAAGTTAATGTAGAATGGCTGAACAAGGAGCTGGGAGTTAACGAGAGCTTTGACATTATTCGGCGGGATATCAGGTTTGCCAGCCGGCAGGCCAGCCTGTTTTACATTGACGGCTTTGTCAAGGACGAAATCATGCTTTTTATTTTGCGCACCCTCTCCGGCTTAGACCGGGAGGACCTGGCGGTCGACGCTTTTAAGAAGGTATTTGAACAGTACATCCACTATATAGAAGTAGAAGCCCTGGATGATCTCCATAAAGTAGTAGATAAGATTTTGGCCGGCGGGGTAGCCGTGGTGGTCGACGGCTTTGAGCAAGTAATCTTCATTGAGGCTCGCCAATACCCTGCCCGTAATCCCGACGAGCCTGATTTAGAAAGGGTAGTTAGGGGTTCTCGCGATGGTTTTGTAGAAACCCTTCTCTTTAACACCAATCTCCTTCGCCGCCGGCTGCGCGACCCCCGATTGCGTATTGAAAACCTCCAGGCCGGGAGCCGTTCTAAGACCGACATTGCGGTGGCGTATATCAAAGACATCGCCAATCCACGCCTGGTGGACATGGTAAAGAAGCGCATAAAGGCCATAAAAATAGACGGCTTGCCCATGGCCGAAAAATCGGTAGAAGAACTCATCACTCCGGGGAACTGGTGGAATCCCTTCCCCCGCGTTCGTTACACGGAGAGGCCCGACGTAGCCGCCACCCATTTGCTGGAAGGGCATGTGCTCATCATGGTGGACACGTCCCCCAGCGTCATGATCTTACCGGTCACCCTCTTTCACCATCTGCAGCACGCCGAAGAATATCGCCAGGTGCCTCTGGTAGGGGCCTTCTTGCGCTGGGTCCGTTTTCTGGGGGTAGGGGTTTCCGTATTCTTGGCGCCCGTATGGCTATTGTTTGCCCTGGACCGCAGCTTAATCCCTCCCGGTTTAGAGTGGTTGGGGCCCAACAGGATAGCGAGCATGCCCCTGATGTGGCAGTTCCTGCTGGCCGAGGGCGGCATTAACCTCATGCGCATGGCGGCCATCCATACACCCACGGCCCTGGCTACGGCCCTGGGCTTGATTGCCGCTGTCCTCATCGGTGAGGTGGCGGTGGCCGTAGGTTTTTTCAATCCGGAGATTATCCTCTACGTGGCCATTGCTGCTGTGGGAATTTTTGCCACGCCCAGCTACGAACTGGGGATGGCCAATACCCTGGTGCGGATCGCGGCTATCATCGGCGTGGGCTTATGGAGGTTACCCGGACTCGTAGTGGTAACCATGGGCACCTTCTTGCTGCTGCTGACCACTAAATCCTTCGGCGTGCCTTACTTGTGGCCCCTGATTCCCTGGGACTGGCGCTCCCTCAAATCCATCCTCCTGCGCTCGCCGGTACCGCTCCAGAACCTGCGGCCGCCGGCCCTCCAACCTCAGGATGAAGACCGGCAACCGGCTCCCGCTTACAAACCTTTGTTAGAGCAAGGTCAAGAGACCTTGCGCGAACGCTTAGCCAAGACCGAGCGGAATGAAGAAGGAGAGGGGTAG
- the galU gene encoding UTP--glucose-1-phosphate uridylyltransferase GalU, whose protein sequence is MSTIRKAVIPAAGWGTRFLPATKAQPKEMLPIVDKPAIQYIVEETVQSGINNLLIITGKHKRAIEDHFDQSVELVNLLKEKNNPDLVQLVEEVASLADIHYIRQKEQLGLGHAVYCARQFVGEEPFAVLLGDDIIIHEVPCLRQMMEAYGEVRAAIVAVQEVPAEETGRYGIIRPADGCGSRLFPVKGLVEKPRPEEAPSNLAVIGRYILVPEIFPILADIKPGAGGEIQLTDALQVLAQEGRVYAYRFAGRRYDVGDKLGFLQATVEFALERPDLAGPFRQYLYRLLSGLEAEAASGGEL, encoded by the coding sequence ATGTCTACCATACGCAAGGCTGTGATCCCGGCTGCCGGCTGGGGTACCCGCTTCCTGCCTGCCACGAAAGCCCAGCCCAAAGAAATGCTCCCCATCGTAGATAAGCCGGCCATCCAGTATATAGTAGAAGAAACCGTCCAATCGGGAATAAACAACCTCCTCATAATTACCGGCAAGCACAAGCGGGCCATCGAAGACCACTTCGACCAGTCCGTGGAGCTGGTCAACCTCCTTAAGGAAAAAAACAACCCCGATCTGGTGCAGCTGGTAGAGGAAGTGGCGTCTCTGGCCGATATCCACTATATCCGCCAGAAGGAACAGCTCGGCCTGGGACATGCCGTGTACTGCGCCCGCCAATTCGTAGGTGAAGAGCCCTTTGCGGTCTTGCTGGGCGATGACATCATCATCCACGAGGTTCCCTGCCTCCGGCAGATGATGGAGGCTTACGGGGAAGTGCGGGCAGCCATCGTGGCGGTTCAGGAGGTCCCGGCGGAGGAAACCGGCCGATACGGCATAATCCGCCCGGCGGACGGCTGCGGAAGCAGGCTCTTCCCCGTGAAGGGCCTGGTGGAAAAACCGCGGCCGGAAGAGGCACCGTCTAACCTTGCAGTTATAGGGCGCTATATTTTAGTGCCGGAGATATTCCCCATTTTGGCTGACATTAAACCCGGGGCCGGGGGCGAGATTCAGCTGACCGACGCCTTGCAGGTGCTGGCCCAGGAGGGCCGGGTTTATGCTTATCGCTTTGCCGGTCGGCGCTACGATGTAGGCGACAAGCTCGGCTTTCTCCAGGCCACGGTGGAATTTGCCTTGGAACGTCCGGACCTGGCCGGGCCCTTCCGCCAATACCTGTACCGGCTCCTTTCGGGGCTCGAGGCCGAAGCTGCCTCCGGAGGGGAGCTCTAA
- the otsB gene encoding trehalose-phosphatase, producing MLDYDGTLVPLAPRPEQARPGQDLLRILEGLSARPGLKLAVISGRPLGDLYRLLPLSRAYLAASHGRFLSLPGTRDGEPRTVIRLGPAGPGREVWQSVRSLARAAAASVKGMWVEDKEEGIALHYREADAAQLDGALSAFSREVEPWLASGDLELLRGHKVLEVRIRGVHKGLAVEYLMGLYPQALPVYLGDDTTDEDAFRALKGRGPAVLVGPPRPSRASHRLPSPAAVKEFLTLLREAVRQPISVHQCQ from the coding sequence ATGCTTGACTATGACGGTACCCTGGTTCCCCTAGCCCCGCGACCGGAGCAGGCCAGGCCCGGTCAGGATCTCTTGCGGATCCTAGAAGGCTTGAGCGCAAGGCCCGGTCTTAAGCTGGCGGTTATCAGCGGCCGTCCCCTAGGGGACCTGTACCGCCTGCTCCCCTTAAGCCGGGCCTACCTGGCGGCCTCCCACGGTAGGTTCTTATCCCTTCCCGGTACACGGGATGGGGAGCCGCGTACTGTAATACGCCTGGGCCCGGCCGGCCCCGGCCGCGAAGTCTGGCAGTCGGTGCGGTCCCTGGCCAGGGCTGCGGCCGCTTCCGTAAAGGGAATGTGGGTTGAAGATAAGGAAGAAGGCATAGCGTTACACTACCGGGAGGCCGATGCCGCCCAGCTAGACGGTGCTCTTTCGGCCTTTAGCAGGGAAGTGGAGCCCTGGCTGGCCTCCGGAGACCTGGAGCTGCTGCGAGGTCACAAGGTCTTGGAGGTTAGAATACGAGGAGTCCATAAGGGCTTAGCGGTGGAATATCTCATGGGCCTTTACCCGCAGGCCCTTCCCGTTTACCTGGGCGACGATACCACCGACGAAGACGCCTTTCGCGCCTTAAAGGGCCGGGGACCGGCGGTGCTGGTGGGCCCGCCGCGGCCCTCCCGGGCTTCCCATCGGCTGCCCTCACCGGCAGCCGTAAAGGAGTTCCTAACTTTGTTGCGCGAAGCAGTCCGTCAACCCATATCCGTTCACCAATGCCAGTAA
- a CDS encoding alpha,alpha-trehalose-phosphate synthase (UDP-forming) → MDKEGKIVLVSNRGSYTIKDTDGGPEAVPAISGLVSAVEPVLMERGGVWVAWGGREAADAGAPGLKMMVPPGEPSYLFSEVPLTAEEIRLYYHGFTNGALWPLCHYFLEKCRYDPLEWAAYRQVNNKFALAALAEAGDGDTVWVNDYHLTLVPAILRRHRPYLKQVFFWHIPFPHYDLFATLPWARALLRGLLGSDIIAFHLMDYSHNFLQAVNKLLDAPVDYNSLTVRWNGRKIMVPAWPMGIDFEAFQKLARDPNIRQQAEDLRRQLSVEKIALAIERLDYTKGILERLLAFERFLEEAPEWRGRLALLQIAVPSRTAIPAYQQLRSRVEEAVGRINGRFSYGSYRPVHYFWRGIPRRELVSYYLAADLMLVTPLRDGLNLVAKEYVASRVDGTGVLILSRFAGAARELREALIVNPYDVEGMVAALKTALAMPLSQQKQRLYRLQEQVRRHDVHWWISSFQRALLEREIKEDEAVRRPLRLSSYNRIPSTSAVDA, encoded by the coding sequence ATGGACAAGGAAGGCAAAATCGTTTTGGTTTCCAACCGCGGCTCGTACACTATAAAGGATACAGACGGTGGGCCCGAAGCCGTTCCGGCCATCAGCGGCCTGGTATCGGCCGTGGAGCCCGTTCTCATGGAAAGGGGCGGCGTATGGGTAGCGTGGGGTGGCCGGGAAGCCGCAGATGCTGGCGCTCCCGGCCTCAAGATGATGGTACCTCCCGGAGAACCGTCATATCTTTTTTCGGAAGTGCCTTTGACCGCCGAAGAGATCCGGCTCTATTATCACGGTTTCACCAACGGAGCCCTGTGGCCCCTGTGCCATTATTTCCTAGAGAAATGCCGTTATGATCCCCTGGAGTGGGCCGCCTACCGCCAGGTTAATAATAAATTTGCCCTGGCGGCCCTGGCCGAGGCCGGTGACGGCGATACTGTCTGGGTGAACGATTATCACCTGACCCTGGTACCCGCCATCCTGCGGCGCCACCGGCCGTACCTTAAACAGGTATTTTTCTGGCATATACCCTTTCCCCATTACGATCTTTTCGCAACTTTACCCTGGGCCCGGGCCCTGTTGCGGGGCCTGCTGGGCAGCGATATAATAGCCTTTCACCTTATGGACTACAGCCACAACTTTCTGCAAGCCGTTAACAAACTGCTCGATGCGCCCGTAGATTACAACTCCCTAACGGTCCGCTGGAATGGCAGGAAAATTATGGTGCCTGCCTGGCCCATGGGCATCGACTTCGAAGCTTTCCAAAAGTTGGCCCGGGACCCTAACATCCGGCAGCAGGCCGAAGACCTGCGGCGCCAGCTCAGCGTGGAGAAAATCGCCCTGGCCATCGAGCGTTTAGATTACACCAAGGGCATTTTAGAAAGACTCCTGGCCTTCGAGCGTTTCCTGGAAGAAGCGCCGGAATGGCGTGGCCGCCTCGCCCTGCTGCAAATAGCCGTGCCCAGCCGCACGGCGATCCCCGCCTATCAGCAGTTGCGGAGCCGGGTAGAAGAAGCGGTGGGCCGCATTAACGGCCGGTTTAGCTACGGCAGCTATCGGCCGGTGCATTATTTCTGGCGCGGGATTCCCAGGCGCGAGCTAGTAAGCTATTATTTGGCGGCCGACTTGATGCTGGTCACCCCCCTGCGGGACGGCTTAAATTTGGTGGCCAAGGAGTACGTTGCCAGCCGCGTAGACGGTACCGGCGTCCTCATTTTGAGCCGCTTTGCCGGCGCGGCACGGGAACTGAGGGAGGCTCTGATTGTGAATCCCTACGACGTCGAGGGAATGGTGGCCGCCTTAAAAACTGCCCTGGCCATGCCGCTGTCCCAGCAGAAGCAGCGGCTCTACCGCCTGCAGGAGCAAGTCCGGCGCCATGATGTACATTGGTGGATCTCTAGCTTCCAGAGGGCGCTCCTGGAGCGTGAGATTAAGGAAGATGAAGCCGTACGCCGACCCTTGCGCCTTAGCAGCTACAATAGAATCCCATCCACAAGTGCTGTTGATGCTTGA
- a CDS encoding glycosyltransferase family 4 protein, with translation MRIAMLHWAFPPIIGGVESHLALLCPRLVQQGHTVSLVTATAPGTLAYETWRGVAIRRSPLLDLNSLTPELIEAKAVEIRRVMEDFLLDFRPDVVHAHNFHYFSFVHASALQEICARHGWPLVLTAHNVWDDELWKRMNTLARGWDAVIAVSHYIRQELIVNGYPPERVVVVHHGIDDHAFQPPTALELQNLYRAYPALRGRRVIFHPARMSLAKGCDVSLRALDLIRRQIPDALLVMAGTSNTVDWGQKQPAEILYINQLIEELDLKDHVFVRFFPWFEMPQIYKGAEICWYPSSFQEPFGLVMLEAMASGKPIIVSRAGGMPEVVRPGYNGFLISPKDYEDLARYTIFLLHNPGIAANIGQNGRRMVEEHFTVEIMTRATLDVYQDTLGLLQAQTG, from the coding sequence ATGCGCATCGCCATGTTGCACTGGGCTTTTCCCCCCATTATTGGCGGGGTAGAGTCTCACCTGGCCCTCCTTTGTCCGCGGCTGGTGCAGCAGGGTCATACCGTGAGCCTGGTAACAGCTACAGCTCCGGGAACCTTGGCCTACGAGACCTGGCGGGGAGTGGCCATCCGGCGCTCTCCTCTCCTGGATCTTAACTCTCTAACTCCGGAGCTTATCGAGGCTAAAGCGGTAGAAATACGCCGGGTTATGGAAGACTTCCTCCTCGATTTCCGGCCCGATGTGGTTCATGCCCACAACTTTCACTACTTCAGCTTCGTACATGCTTCCGCCTTACAGGAGATCTGCGCTCGCCATGGCTGGCCCCTCGTACTAACGGCCCATAATGTGTGGGATGATGAATTGTGGAAGCGCATGAATACTCTAGCCCGCGGTTGGGATGCGGTGATCGCCGTGAGCCACTACATACGCCAGGAGTTGATAGTGAACGGCTATCCTCCCGAACGCGTGGTAGTGGTTCACCACGGAATCGACGACCATGCCTTCCAGCCGCCCACGGCTTTGGAATTACAAAATCTCTATCGAGCCTATCCTGCCTTGCGCGGCCGGCGGGTCATCTTCCACCCGGCCCGCATGAGCCTTGCCAAAGGCTGTGACGTCAGCCTCCGCGCCCTGGATCTAATCAGGCGCCAGATACCGGACGCCCTCCTTGTGATGGCGGGAACTTCCAACACCGTAGACTGGGGTCAAAAGCAGCCGGCAGAAATACTCTACATCAACCAGCTCATAGAGGAGCTGGACCTGAAGGACCACGTATTCGTCCGCTTCTTTCCCTGGTTTGAAATGCCTCAAATTTACAAAGGCGCCGAGATCTGCTGGTATCCTTCGTCCTTCCAGGAGCCCTTTGGGCTGGTAATGCTGGAGGCCATGGCCAGCGGCAAGCCCATCATCGTCAGCCGGGCCGGCGGCATGCCTGAAGTAGTACGCCCGGGTTATAACGGTTTCCTGATATCTCCTAAGGATTATGAAGACCTCGCCCGCTACACAATCTTCCTGCTCCACAATCCCGGTATTGCCGCCAATATAGGTCAGAACGGGCGGCGCATGGTAGAAGAGCATTTCACCGTAGAAATCATGACTCGAGCTACCCTTGATGTTTACCAGGACACCTTGGGCCTGTTGCAAGCTCAGACGGGGTAA
- a CDS encoding amylo-alpha-1,6-glucosidase, producing the protein MAELPLDLRVAPAEVEPVTEVLKEGNIFLVSLPTGEIAGGNPGSLGLFHSDTRYLDRFELFLQERKPVFLSSAIRDSHFAQIELTNPEFTLPSGQVVPLQSVHLRLLRLIKDALFQRLRLINFNSFPLSLSLDILLGADFRDIFEVRGTRRPRRGEILPPEVTRWGVKLAYRGLDGQVRTTAVSLDPPPATIRAEPGRALIRYNLTLPPHKKVYLHFRVDLDKEIAEDPALISTGFSAATIMLAGRYHQWERECTQFHTDNTSLNNMLQTALTDLAALQTDYPGEGRILDAGIPWYAAPFGRDSLITSWQTLIVNPDIARNTLRFLARYQGRREDKWREEAPGKILHELRRGEMTRCREVPHSPYYGSIDATLWFVILLGALYRWTLDKDLLRDMAEPLRRCIRWCLWYGDLDNDGYLEYLRTSPAGLTNQGWKDSWDGVIDPEGRVPAGPIALVEVQAYYYLALQEAAYLLQVLGEGMVAASLLRRAHRLRERFIRDFWREDEGYLIFALDGSKRPITTLVSNGGHCLFTGILSEEQAQRVVRRLLAEDFYSGWGIRTMSKREKPYNPMSYHNGSVWPHDNAIIAAGMRRYQCLAELYRLASGLFEASAFFSYNRWPELFCGFTRRGLTGPVRYPIACDPQAWAVGSIFSFLQSLLGLDCRDNTIYINRPLLLPGAKRLEMRNLAVAQSRIDLVFEEREGQVFCHVLRKEGNIKVIIEA; encoded by the coding sequence GTGGCAGAACTTCCCTTAGATCTCCGCGTGGCCCCCGCCGAAGTCGAACCGGTAACCGAAGTGTTGAAAGAAGGTAATATCTTTTTGGTTTCCCTGCCCACGGGGGAAATTGCAGGCGGCAATCCGGGAAGTCTGGGTCTCTTTCACAGCGACACCCGCTACCTGGACCGGTTCGAGCTGTTCCTGCAGGAACGCAAGCCCGTCTTTCTCTCCTCGGCCATACGGGACAGCCACTTTGCCCAGATAGAGTTGACCAACCCGGAGTTTACCCTTCCCTCAGGCCAGGTCGTCCCGCTGCAAAGTGTCCACCTCCGCCTATTAAGGCTCATCAAGGACGCCTTATTCCAGCGCTTGCGCCTTATTAACTTTAATTCCTTTCCCTTAAGCCTTTCCCTGGATATCCTCCTGGGGGCCGACTTCCGCGATATTTTTGAGGTCCGCGGAACCAGGAGGCCCCGGCGGGGGGAAATTTTGCCCCCGGAGGTGACCCGCTGGGGGGTTAAGCTGGCCTACCGGGGCCTCGACGGCCAGGTAAGGACCACGGCGGTCTCTTTGGACCCTCCTCCGGCTACCATCAGGGCCGAACCGGGTCGAGCTCTGATACGGTATAATCTTACTTTACCTCCCCATAAGAAAGTTTACCTCCATTTCCGGGTAGATCTGGATAAGGAAATCGCTGAGGACCCGGCCCTCATTTCCACCGGATTTTCTGCCGCCACCATCATGCTGGCGGGCCGCTATCACCAGTGGGAACGGGAATGCACCCAATTCCACACGGACAACACCTCTCTAAACAACATGTTGCAGACGGCCCTGACGGACCTGGCTGCCCTCCAGACCGATTACCCGGGGGAAGGGCGCATCCTTGATGCCGGCATACCATGGTATGCAGCTCCCTTCGGCCGCGACTCCCTTATTACTTCCTGGCAGACCTTAATCGTCAATCCGGATATTGCCAGAAATACTCTCCGCTTCCTCGCCCGCTACCAGGGAAGGCGGGAGGATAAATGGCGGGAGGAAGCACCCGGCAAGATCTTGCACGAACTCCGCCGGGGAGAAATGACCCGTTGTCGGGAAGTCCCCCACAGCCCCTATTATGGTTCCATCGATGCCACCCTTTGGTTTGTGATTCTTCTCGGTGCCCTCTACCGCTGGACCCTGGATAAAGACCTCCTGAGGGACATGGCCGAGCCCCTGCGACGCTGCATCCGGTGGTGCCTTTGGTACGGGGACCTGGATAACGATGGCTACCTGGAGTACCTGCGGACATCTCCCGCCGGGCTAACCAACCAGGGTTGGAAGGATTCCTGGGACGGCGTAATTGACCCTGAAGGCCGTGTCCCCGCCGGCCCCATTGCTCTGGTAGAGGTGCAGGCCTATTATTACTTGGCCCTGCAGGAAGCGGCCTACCTGCTGCAGGTCCTGGGGGAAGGAATGGTAGCCGCCAGCCTGCTCCGGAGGGCCCACAGGCTAAGGGAGCGGTTCATAAGGGATTTCTGGCGGGAGGATGAGGGCTATCTTATTTTTGCCCTGGACGGGTCAAAACGGCCCATTACTACTCTCGTCTCCAACGGGGGGCACTGCCTGTTTACTGGCATTCTGTCGGAGGAACAGGCCCAGCGGGTGGTACGCCGCCTCCTGGCCGAAGATTTTTATTCCGGCTGGGGCATCCGTACCATGAGCAAAAGGGAAAAACCCTACAACCCCATGAGTTACCACAACGGCTCCGTCTGGCCCCACGACAACGCCATAATCGCGGCCGGCATGCGCCGGTACCAGTGCCTCGCCGAGCTGTACCGCCTGGCCTCCGGCCTCTTTGAGGCCAGCGCCTTCTTTTCCTACAACCGCTGGCCCGAACTTTTCTGCGGCTTTACCCGCCGGGGCCTCACCGGTCCCGTCCGCTACCCCATTGCCTGTGATCCCCAGGCCTGGGCGGTGGGAAGTATTTTTTCTTTTTTGCAGAGCTTATTAGGTTTAGATTGCCGGGACAACACCATATATATTAATCGGCCGCTTCTTTTACCGGGAGCCAAACGACTGGAGATGCGCAATCTGGCTGTGGCCCAGAGCCGCATTGATCTGGTCTTCGAGGAGCGGGAGGGGCAAGTCTTTTGCCATGTGCTGCGGAAGGAGGGTAATATAAAGGTTATCATTGAAGCGTAG